One window from the genome of Acanthochromis polyacanthus isolate Apoly-LR-REF ecotype Palm Island chromosome 21, KAUST_Apoly_ChrSc, whole genome shotgun sequence encodes:
- the slc2a6 gene encoding solute carrier family 2, facilitated glucose transporter member 6: MDEETPLLNKRPASSESTIKNSKLFLAVFSAVLGNFNFGYSLVYSSPVLPLFTSDDADPRLKMDTVQAAWFGSIYSLGAAAGGLGAMLLNDMIGRKLSIMMSAVPSTIGYMLLGGAVDLWMLHLGRFLTGVAGGMTAASIPVYISEISHKGVRGALGSCPQITAVFGALALYALGLVVPWRWLAIAGEVPALLMVVLLVFMPSSPRRLLSLGRQQKAEEALRWLRGSQYDTHIELSAIQHSINTQTKLTLSQLGTPNNYRPIMISVVMRFLQQMTGITPILVYLQTIFKKSNVSIEPRYDAAIVGVVRLFSVAVAASLMDKAGRKALLYTSSMLMFVASLTLTLNSHTTPCPPGPAPPNATTLGYGLHHGISNALEASHQSAAGLIPLISTVIFIFGYAMGWGPITWLLMSEVLPLVARGVASGLCVTVSWLTAFMITHVFTLLLDSYGLFAPYLLFTVVCVLCLLFNAVCIPETRGRSLEEIENYFRTGRSFTINRSYSTVQNS; encoded by the exons ATGGATGAAGAGACTCCACTGCTGAACAAAAGACCAGCATCATCTGAATCCACG ATTAAAAACTCCAAGCTGTTCCTGGCTGTGTTCTCAGCAGTCCTGGGGAACTTTAACTTCGGTTACTCCCTGGTCTACTCGTCTCCTGTCCTGCCATTGTTCACGAGTGACGATGCCGACCCCCGACTCAAGATGGACACTGTGCAGGCCGCCTGGTTCGGCTCCATCTACTCACTGGGTGCAGCGGCCGGTGGGCTGGGGGCCATGCTGCTCAACGACATGATTGGACGAAAGCTGAGCATCATGATGTCAGCGGTGCCCTCCACTATTGG GTACATGCTGCTGGGAGGAGCTGTGGACTTGTGGATGCTGCATTTGGGACGTTTCCTAACTGGTGTCGCTGGTGGAATGACTGCAGCATCCATTCCT GTTTACATCTCAGAAATCTCCCACAAAGGGGTTAGAGGCGCTCTTGGGTCTTGCCCTCAGATCACGGCTGTGTTTGGGGCACTGGCGCTCTATGCACTTG GTCTGGTGGTACCTTGGCGGTGGCTGGCGATTGCAGGAGAGGTGCCAGCGTTGCTCATGGTTGTGCTGCTGGTGTTCATGCCTTCTTCTCCCAGGAGGCTCCTGTCTCTGGGCCGACAGCAGAAGGCTGAGGAGGCCCTCCGCTGGCTGAGGGGGAGTCAGTACGACACACACATCGAACTCAGTGCCATACAG CACAGCATCAACACACAGACTAAGCTCACATTGTCCCAGCTGGGCACACCCAACAACTACCGGCCAATCATGATCTCAGTTGTGATGCGATTCTTGCAGCAAATGACGGGCATTACACCCATTCTGGTCTACCTTCAGACAATCTTTAAGAAAAGCAATGTCTCCATAGAGCCCAG ATATGACGCTGCCATTGTGGGTGTGGTCCGCCTCTTCTCTGTGGCTGTGGCAGCCAGTTTGATGGACAAGGCAGGACGCAAAGCCCTGCTGTACACGTCGAGCATGCTCATGTTTGTGGCCTCTCTGACTCTGACCTTGAACTCCCACACCACACCTTGCCCACCAGGCCCTGCTCCCCCAAACGCCACCACTCTGGGCTACGGCCTCCATCATGGCATCAGTAATGCATTAGAAGCCAGCCACCAGTCTGCAGCAGGCCTCATCCCTCTCATCAGCACCGTCATCTTTATATTTG GATACGCCATGGGATGGGGCCCGATCACCTGGCTGCTGATGTCAGAGGTGCTGCCGCTGGTTGCCAGGGGCGTGGCTTCAGGCCTGTGTGTCACTGTCAGCTGGCTGACGGCCTTCATGATCACACACGTCTTCACACTCCTGCTGGACAGCTACGGCTTGTTCGCGCCCTACCTGCTGTTCACCGTGGTGTGTGTCCTCTGCCTGCTGTTCAACGCCGTGTGCATCCCAGAGACTCGCGGCCGCTCGCTGGAGGAAATAGAAAACTATTTTAGAACGGGACGCTCATTCACCATCAACCGTAGttattccactgtgcagaaCAGCTGA